ATTCCCACAAACCGCATTCATTCCTTAGACTACAACGGGTAATCTTATTTCGAATTGCGTTTCTTCAAAGCGGAAACCGGCCATGGCTGCCGCCGCTAATCCCCGCTCTTTCTACTCGGGTTCCAATCCTCCTCACCCCAACCGCTTTGTTTTCTCAGCCGATCCTCCTCCCAAAATCTCACTCACTCCCGATCAATTCAACTACTGCTCTGAGGCTCTCAAATTGTTCTCCCAAAAGCTCCAGATGCCCGACGAAATCAACCGCGAGTTCTCGCACTTACAGGTGCtttttaccttttcttttcttttgcatttcAATATTGTTTATCGGAAATGGGTTATTAATTTGGTTTTTTCACTATCTTTAGGCAAATAGGATTACACCTTCGGAGATGATGAGGAGATGCACAGTGGGTTTTAACGGTGCTAATTTGGACAAGAATCGATACTCTGATGTCATACCATGTActttaaaaagtttattttttttccaaagtaAATTGCCTAAGTCGTTTGCACGATTAATTTGTAGTAAATGATCAAGAGcttttccttctatttttttcctttttttttatacatCAAAGTGATTTTGCTAAAGACTTTCTTTTAATGGTTTCAGTCGACACGAACAGGGTAGTTCTTAATTCATGTAAAGATTACAGGCCAACTGCAAAGGGTTATATCAATGCCAGCTTTGTCACGGTAGATCTCTACTTTTGTCGTGTTTTAGTTGAAAGGAATTTATATCTATTTAAAACTATTTCCCTCCAATTGACCTATTTGGATCATGATATTCTTGAATGCAGACTTCTTCTTCTGAAAACATTTCTAAGTTTATAGCCACGCAAGGTCCATTACCTCACACCTACGAGGACTTCTGGGAGATGGTTATCCAATGCCATTGCCCTGTCATTGTGATGCTTACTCGGTTGGTTGATAATTATAAGGTACTTAGTTATATAGGGGCTGAGGCAAAGCACTTCTATTCTTTGAAAGTGGTTGAGCATGCATGGTTTCCAGCTAGGCGTGTTTCATTAAACCAGAGGGTTCCCCCATTCAAAGTTTGGTTGGTTCATCTAAGTAACTGATTCTAGGTGTTGTGTGTGCATGATAAAACTaactatttttcccctaaaatttAATCTAGATGATTACTTCTTGTATTTCCAGCATTATCTTAGAGTTGAGCTCTTGCTTGTGTTTTTGATAACCATTGAGAACATGTATGCtcatactttttttctttttaaagaaaaatgttaTTGATTAATATACTATAAAATGATCATATTGGTTTCTTTGAGGATTATAATATCTGGTTGTGTAAATTAAATAGAGACAGTAATTATTAGGCAACTTTGTTTGTTCAGTCTCGGTGCTTGTTTTTGTTTCCTAACTGTCACTTGTACCTTTTAGCAAACCATAAGAATTGCCACTTAAAGTTATCATCTGAACTGGTTGATTTTGGTGTTGATATTTCATTGATGATAGAGTTTTGTATGATATCATTTACCTCTTCACTTTTTGGTTGAGTATGCGCAATTTCATGTTTCTAGtattcatttgtttttgttttggctctattcttatttacaatttatgtgCAGACGGTAAAATGTGGAGATTACTTTCAAGCAGAAAATGGTCCTAGACAATTTGGCAATATCTGTATTGATACTAAATGGATACAAGAAACAGAAACCTCATTATTGATACGCAACTTGGAAGTAAATTATAAGGAGGTATGATTTCTGTGTTGAAAGTCCTGACCTTTTGTTACAACTTCCAAGAAAGCATCATATGCCGCAGTTTCTACAATGGAACCGTACTTGAGATTATTCTACTCTTGTTTGTTTGAATAGtgtatatttatttagtttaattctGCAACAAGATCTTGTTCTGGTCCTCAATATAGTGACCTCATAAATATTGTCCTATAGCGTAAACAAACTAAACCATGAGGTTCAGACAAATAATTTTTGGCCAAACACCAAGGGAGAATGTGACACAAAATATTAGTAAACAATCTTCATTCATGCTCTTTCATGAATTACATCCACTAGCAACTGACTCACACCACTTAAATTTCGGTCTAAAACTCTTTCATGAATTTTATCTCCTAGCAACTGGCTTACACCATTTAAAGCTGGGTCCTCCAAACTATCTATGCGTCAAGCCAGTAGTGCAAAAAAGGAAATGAGTTTGAGCAAAGCGCTTTGACTTCAGATGAATTTTATAAAACATTGTTTTGCCAAGTTTCTCTACATTGTTTAAGGATATTCTAGCAGAACTTGTTTCTCCTGAAACCACTATAACTTGATTTCCGGTTGCAGCTTTCAAAGACTTAGCTTTCACGTTGAATTTAAATAGTTTTTGGTTGAAAGACTGCATCACCTTCACATTGTTGTTTTCTTTCAAGTTTTCCTGCTTTTCTTGAGTTTAGCATTGAGtttattttgatagaaaatgaatcAATTCTTTTTACTACAGAGTCATAACCCGACATTGTGTCCCTTGAGGTATCCAAAATATAATCAGCCTACCGCCAATCTTGCCCTTCTTCTAAAATTGTGGCAGGAACCCTATGGACAATAGGAGATTTTCCCTCAACTTGAAATGCTTCAATTTCTTCACTTCCTTCAGGATACCTGTCATAAATGGGTTCTAGCATATCATTCTCTTGCTCTTTTACATTCATCTTGTGAAGAAAATCAGCAACATCTATAGTAATTCTGCCCTTGTTTAACTTAAGGTCATGCACTAACCACTCCTCCAATCCACCTCGTATCATAGGGTTTGCGGGTCCAAATTCCAATATCACAAAATGGGTTTTCCTCATCATTCAAATTGATCAGCAATACTACCTTTTAGCAGGTTAAATTGATTGTGGGGACCTTCCAAAATCTCCAGCTGGGTTCCCATTTGTTCTTATTGTATCCTAGCATAAGTCGCAGACAACAATTCTAATAGTAGGCTGACTCATAGCGCAGCAAATTGTGTTCCTTGACCTGATTTCCTCTTCCTCAAGCTGTAACACATCCAAACATGGCTTAAATGCAAACCCTATCATGAACCCTCGGATCTAATCAGGCTTTAATGCTAAAATTAGTATGGTGTAGGGAGAAAGCAGCAGCAGTCAAAAGAAATAAGGCTGAAAAAAAGATAGGGCTATATATGCTTCTAGTTTCTGAAGTctattaatttgaataaaatagtaaGGCTATTTTACAGCTTATTTATACTAGGTTACAAGTTTATCCTCACCTAGATTTAAACCctcaaaataacaaataatcCTAATAATCTATCCATATATCTAATAATTAATAAAggcaaataataaaataacgtAATAATAGAAGTAAAGCTCCTGTATAATGCACTGGGCAGAAAGGCTGGAGATTATTTCTCACAATATAATGATAGTCTCTCCATCTAAAACaacatatgtatattatatattgaaGTTAATTTCATGTAGATTGTAATATGCATATTGGTCTCCTTTAGGAGTTAGTTTGATTGGTATCACTTTCCTTTAGAGGTGTTAATCTCCAAAATTATTTGGAGATTAAGCCCATATGCATATTAGTAACCTTTTCTGTAGTAACCTTGCAAGAGATTCTGGAATGACTTGTAAGcgagataaattttaatttacttttctgGAGGGTATTGCAATATTGATGTAATATCTAAGGTTGTTTTCTTTGTCAAGTTAGAGTATAATGTTTTGAGTATCTACTCCAAAATAAGTGGTCAACTGGTTCCTGTTATTGGTATGCATGACATGAAAACTAAGGCTAATGGTAATAGAGCACTCTTTCCTTACTTAAAATCCCCAccaaatttattcattcacctAAGGTGAACAAATTTCCAATTTCCTACGAAGTGTTTGTTTAAGTTTTAATGCGGATCAGATTCTAGACACGTTTATCTGAGTTGGAATAAACTGTGGCTGCTAAgaattaataaatacaataatttcAAGTTCTATGTTGCATAGAATCGAGATAAGATGATGGCTAGAAATTGGTTGACAACATAATAGTTTCTCTATTGAGCCCCTCTTCCCCCATTTTCTTACTCTAAACTCTAGCAAAGAAGCCACCTGGTTACTTAATTACTAAATCAGCCATCAGTAATGTCAACTAATTTCCTTTTCCCTACGAAGTATTTATTTAAGATTCGCTGCAGATTAGATCTAGGCGCATGTACCTGAGTTGGCATAAACCGTGATGCTAAGAATTGATGAATACAATAATTGCAAGTTGTACAGTGCATAGAATTGAGAGAAGATGATGGCTAGAATTTGGTTGACATAAGTCAGCAGGTTACTTTTTATCTCTCCATTGAAGTCCTCTTGCCCAAATTTCTTAACTCTGGCTTAGAAGTCACCAGGCTCAGTCATCTAGGAAGCAATGCTCCGTGGTTGAAGTAGCACAGATACATTACGGTGACAtctgttatatttttattttcttaatgcTTTAATATACCACTAGGCATGAGACAAGAAAATTGCCCTTTTCGGAGTTAATTGAAGTGAACTTGATGAGTGTTGAACCAATCCAATTCTAGTGTGCTATTGATGATCTTACAATTAGTACCTGTACAATTGTTGGGAACTGTAAACTTTCAGTAGTTTGTTGGTTATTTGGCCATCCTTTTCTATCAGTTCTGGATAAAGATTGATTGAGAAGATTTTGTAGCCTCAGCTCCTCTGGTGGGAAAAAGTAAAAGGTTGGTGTGTAGTACCTGTATATATTGTTGCGAACTGCAAATTTTCAGTAGACTGATTGTGGTTTGGACATCCATTTTTTAAGTAGTTCAGAAAATGGTTGTATTGCGTGTTTAAGACAAAAAATTATCCTTAGGAAGGAACTGAAAAGTAATTACTTCTTTGTTGTCATCTAAAGAACTATTTTCCTGATTCATTTGGGTATAATTATGATTACGATTTTGCAGTCAGAGGACCCACCATTATCAGTTTTGCACATTCAATATCCTGAGTGGCCTGACCATGGAGTTCCCACTGACACTCTTGCTGTTCGTGAAATCTTGAAAAGAGTATTACAAGTACCAGTAAATATTGGCCCAATACTGGTGCATTGCAGGTTCAACtgagctttatttttttaaaatatggttCAAGGGTTCGGAGTCTGTCATATTTTGCCTGGGACAATTTCTTTCTGGCTGTGTTATTTTTTTTCCTGAGACAATGTCTCTCTGGCTCAGTGCAGGTATTGGGAGGACTGGAACATACTGTGCTATTCATAACACCGTCCAGAGAATCCTCATTGGGGACATGTCTGCATTAGACCTTGCTAATACGATATCTATGTTCAGGTCCCAGCGCATCGGAATGGTTCAAACCATGGTATTACTTCCTTCCGTGTCTTGAATTTCAGTTTTAAGTTGAGGCATCTGTTTGTTAAGCTATTAGGATTTTCCAAGTTGTATCAGGGGCTATACCGAAATCATGATCAGCATTAATGCTGAGTATGGCAGAAATTTTATTAGGAACTTGCTGCAATAAGACCAAAAGAGAGTAATAAGAATCTGATTACACACATAGCAATAGAATTATTGGTTTGgaacattttatgcaattatttgaagatatcttttcttttaaagTTTAATTGCATCAAAAGTATTCTTCTGAGAGTTATAGTAAGTTCTGCAACGTTTACTGTTATATTTCTTTCCTACAGTATTTCATGAATACATCTTTGGCGAGTAAAGATGCTAGCCACTGAGAATGTGGAGCTTAACTCAAATGGTTCACCACCTTTCTTAAGAAGCTGGATGCCAGCTTAGGCTGGGTTCAAACCTCAGCAACATTTTacctgaaaaggaaaaaaaaaataaacataagaaaatagctACATTATTGTTCGATTACTGGATGTATTATTGTTCATCATTTTTAGCTCACAAGGTGAAAAATCGGGGCTAGGATAGCTCTTTGATCCAATCTTGAATAGATTTTAGTATTATAGAAAGATAAATTCTAAGACTTCTTGTTTAGTTCTCTTTTTCATAAGCGACGCTAGAAgaaagatttttacattttattttgatGGGAGCTTTCAAAATAGCTcgattacattttatttttttcccttcatATCCTTGTCTTCCCACTTATGAAGTTTTAACTGACTTTATCTACTTTACCTTTTTACAGGACCAATATTTTTTCTGCTACAAAGCTATTGTTGATGAATTGAAAGAGCTCATCTCAGACTTCAGCAGTGAACACAGTTCAAAATGGTACGTTTCTGTCCGTTGAATTCCCCTGAGGTTTTGCTTAACTTTTATCACATTTTTTACTGTTGTAGAAGGTTGAAGTATCAGTTGTTAGCTTTGATAATTGGCCTCCTTTGTTGAAAGTCTATctgcttattttatttttaaatggcAGCTAGGATTCCCAACCGAAGCTGATACGGGATAAAGCTACTAGACTCAGAGCTATTTGCTTATTTTTCAAAAGCTGGAGAACTGCATATTTAATGATGCGTCCTTCATATCTGTGACTCTAGAAGTATCTTTGGGTTGACATGACATACTGGAAATAAAGAGCACTGCTAATCAGTTGACCTTATTTTCAATCTTGCTGAAGTTAGTTGCAAAATCTAGGAATATGAACAAAAAATTAAACTGTTTTACCCAGGCACGACATCATTCCTCACCCAGGTTGCACTTGGTTCTGAATTACACGAAAGAATACGGAGTCTTTCAAAACCGGTCTTCCAATTGTAGACTATTTGTTGATTAAGCATACTTGTATTTCTCTAATTTTCAACTCAATAGTTGTTTGAAAAACCATTATCTTGGTTTTGCACAAGCAGAGGAATCTGTTAATGTGACTTGCGATCTACTAGTATTGTAGCAGGGGTCAACATTGTTAAGAGATTTCGATACAATGGGAATATGTTGTGTTGGTTTGTCTTTTATTTGATTGCTCGGCTGAAATTGTTAGTCCCAAATAGCAACGGATTAGGTAAATAAGGGAATCCATTGGGTTAGGATCCCCGATAGAGACAGCTTACCTGTTGGTCTCTGCTTGATTTCAACAGATGGAATCAGTTTTCATTATGCCACCATAAAATACGATTGCAAAGGGATCAATCTAAGATTTGGCTGAGCATGCATTATGGGGAAAAGGAAAACAAGCAGCAAATTCAAGAGCCTAAGACCGACCAAGAAAACCTGTCTAATCATTTATCAAACAGCACACTCATAATGCTTCGAAATACTGGCCCTCTCTTATTACTAAGAACCGCTCTCACATCCTTCTCATCAGCCGCAAATCCCTTCTCCTTCATCTGCCCCAAAAACTCCTTGGCCTCCTCCATTTTCTCCACCCTCGCAAACGCCTCAAAAACCGCCGTGTAAGTAAGTGCATTAGGCCTCATCCCTTTCcctatcatctccatcaaataccTTTTTGCATCCACAAGATGTTTAGCATCAGCAGCGGCAAGAGCTTTGATGAGAACAGTATAAGTGTAAGCATTGGGTGCAACCCCAGATGCCAACATCCGCATATAACTTTTGTGAGCTTCTTTACTCTGTCCCGCGTTGGCATAAGCTTCAATAACCGCTGTATGAGCAACAACGTCCGGCATCTGGCCCCTATCTTTAAACTCTGAAAAAAGTTCCAATGCTTCATGGGTCAGTCCGTCTTTTGACAATGCATCGAACATCTTAACAGCATTGTTGATTAGGCTGTCTCCTCTCATATTGTGGAACACTTGTTGCAGGTTTTTGGGGTCTTCCACTTCTTCGATAACCGGTTTCTTGTTAAAGGGGTCGTAAGGAGGACGGAATTTGGATTTGTCAAATTCTTGTTTGGAATTGTTTTTTTGTTCTTGTTCATCTTCAGAGTCTGAGTTAGGGGGAGAAAAGTTGACCTTGGTGTTAATTTTGGTAGGGTTTGGGGTGCGGGGAGAGGAAGAGAAGGGGGATGAGAGTATTGTAAATCTACTATGGGTTGCAGTGGGTAGATAAAATGAAGAGGAAGTAGTGGGGTTTGAGTTGTTGAGAAACGTTCGAAGTGAGAAGAAATAGGCTTTTCTAATGAAGAAAGACAGGGATGATGAATGTTTAGATGAAAAAAGGCAAAGACATATTCTTACCTTAGCCATGGCCATGGATGGCATTTTTTGCGGTATTAATCTCAGTTAGAAGAAAGTTCCAGAACTTGAAGAAGGCGAACAGAGAAGTTTAGTCCAATTTGATTGATAAACTATTCATAAAGTACTAAAAGGGATAAATTCCATCTAAAGGTTATCAATtcctaaaaattataattttatcatcaAACTATTTGAAAGTTGATCACCGGCTCGTTAATTTTGTAACCAACGTCGGATTTGGGATAAGTAAATTAACAATTTAGTctcttaatttcaaaaagttacaagtTGGTCATTAAGCCATTAATAAGTTTACACTTTGATCACTCAATTTTTATACCATTACTCCCTAACTCGATAATCCAAACAATATCAACTTCTCAAGCCCTAAACTCTAGGAAAGCTAGTATCAAC
This window of the Gossypium hirsutum isolate 1008001.06 chromosome A09, Gossypium_hirsutum_v2.1, whole genome shotgun sequence genome carries:
- the LOC107889363 gene encoding protein-tyrosine-phosphatase PTP1 isoform X2, encoding MAAAANPRSFYSGSNPPHPNRFVFSADPPPKISLTPDQFNYCSEALKLFSQKLQMPDEINREFSHLQANRITPSEMMRRCTVGFNGANLDKNRYSDVIPCTLKSLFFFQIDTNRVVLNSCKDYRPTAKGYINASFVTTSSSENISKFIATQGPLPHTYEDFWEMVIQCHCPVIVMLTRLVDNYKTVKCGDYFQAENGPRQFGNICIDTKWIQETETSLLIRNLEVNYKESEDPPLSVLHIQYPEWPDHGVPTDTLAVREILKRVLQVPVNIGPILVHCSAGIGRTGTYCAIHNTVQRILIGDMSALDLANTISMFRSQRIGMVQTMDQYFFCYKAIVDELKELISDFSSEHSSKC
- the LOC107889363 gene encoding protein-tyrosine-phosphatase PTP1 isoform X4, with the protein product MAAAANPRSFYSGSNPPHPNRFVFSADPPPKISLTPDQFNYCSEALKLFSQKLQMPDEINREFSHLQANRITPSEMMRRCTVGFNGANLDKNRYSDVIPFDTNRVVLNSCKDYRPTAKGYINASFVTTSSSENISKFIATQGPLPHTYEDFWEMVIQCHCPVIVMLTRLVDNYKTVKCGDYFQAENGPRQFGNICIDTKWIQETETSLLIRNLEVNYKESEDPPLSVLHIQYPEWPDHGVPTDTLAVREILKRVLQVPVNIGPILVHCSAGIGRTGTYCAIHNTVQRILIGDMSALDLANTISMFRSQRIGMVQTMDQYFFCYKAIVDELKELISDFSSEHSSKC
- the LOC107889363 gene encoding protein-tyrosine-phosphatase PTP1 isoform X3 — encoded protein: MAAAANPRSFYSGSNPPHPNRFVFSADPPPKISLTPDQFNYCSEALKLFSQKLQMPDEINREFSHLQANRITPSEMMRRCTVGFNGANLDKNRYSDVIPFDTNRVVLNSCKDYRPTAKGYINASFVTTSSSENISKFIATQGPLPHTYEDFWEMVIQCHCPVIVMLTRLVDNYKTVKCGDYFQAENGPRQFGNICIDTKWIQETETSLLIRNLEVNYKESEDPPLSVLHIQYPEWPDHGVPTDTLAVREILKRVLQVPVNIGPILVHCSAGIGRTGTYCAIHNTVQRILIGDMSALDLANTISMFRSQRIGMVQTMDQYFFCYKAIVDELKELISDFSSEHSSKWIPNRS
- the LOC107889363 gene encoding protein-tyrosine-phosphatase PTP1 isoform X1 — translated: MAAAANPRSFYSGSNPPHPNRFVFSADPPPKISLTPDQFNYCSEALKLFSQKLQMPDEINREFSHLQANRITPSEMMRRCTVGFNGANLDKNRYSDVIPCTLKSLFFFQIDTNRVVLNSCKDYRPTAKGYINASFVTTSSSENISKFIATQGPLPHTYEDFWEMVIQCHCPVIVMLTRLVDNYKTVKCGDYFQAENGPRQFGNICIDTKWIQETETSLLIRNLEVNYKESEDPPLSVLHIQYPEWPDHGVPTDTLAVREILKRVLQVPVNIGPILVHCSAGIGRTGTYCAIHNTVQRILIGDMSALDLANTISMFRSQRIGMVQTMDQYFFCYKAIVDELKELISDFSSEHSSKWIPNRS
- the LOC107889364 gene encoding pentatricopeptide repeat-containing protein At4g38150, with the translated sequence MPSMAMAKVRICLCLFSSKHSSSLSFFIRKAYFFSLRTFLNNSNPTTSSSFYLPTATHSRFTILSSPFSSSPRTPNPTKINTKVNFSPPNSDSEDEQEQKNNSKQEFDKSKFRPPYDPFNKKPVIEEVEDPKNLQQVFHNMRGDSLINNAVKMFDALSKDGLTHEALELFSEFKDRGQMPDVVAHTAVIEAYANAGQSKEAHKSYMRMLASGVAPNAYTYTVLIKALAAADAKHLVDAKRYLMEMIGKGMRPNALTYTAVFEAFARVEKMEEAKEFLGQMKEKGFAADEKDVRAVLSNKRGPVFRSIMSVLFDK